One genomic window of Pseudomonas aeruginosa includes the following:
- a CDS encoding class I SAM-dependent rRNA methyltransferase produces the protein MTLPSLRLKANAERRLRAGHLWVYSNEVDVAATPLNAFAAGDQAVLEMANGKPLGIVALSPNNLICGRLISRDTKHVLDKSLLVHRINIALSLRERLFDKPFYRLVYGDSDLLPGLVVDRFGDVLVVQLASAAMELRKDEVLAALLQVLKPAAVLWKNDSSARDAEGLERYVANAYGEVPEWVALEENGVKFEAPVLAGQKTGWFYDHRMNRARLAPYVRGKRVLDLFSYIGGWGIQAAAFGASEVMCVDASAFALDGVERNAALNGVAEKVACVEGDVFEALRELKAADERFDVVIADPPAFIKRKKDLKNGEAAYRRLNEQAMRLLSKDGILVSASCSMHLPEDDLQNILIGSARHLDRNIQLLERGGQGPDHPVHLAIAETRYIKSLTCRLLPNG, from the coding sequence ATGACCCTGCCCAGCTTGCGTCTCAAAGCCAACGCCGAGCGCCGCCTGCGCGCCGGCCACCTGTGGGTCTACAGCAACGAGGTGGATGTCGCCGCGACGCCGCTGAATGCCTTCGCCGCCGGCGACCAGGCGGTGCTGGAAATGGCCAACGGCAAGCCGCTGGGCATCGTCGCGCTGAGCCCGAACAATCTCATCTGCGGCCGCCTCATTTCCCGTGATACCAAGCACGTTCTCGACAAATCGCTGCTGGTTCATCGCATCAACATCGCCCTCAGCCTGCGCGAGCGGCTTTTCGACAAGCCGTTCTACCGGCTGGTCTACGGCGATTCCGACCTGCTGCCCGGCCTGGTGGTCGATCGCTTTGGCGACGTGCTGGTGGTGCAACTGGCGTCCGCAGCCATGGAACTGCGCAAGGACGAGGTGCTCGCCGCCCTGCTGCAGGTGCTCAAGCCCGCCGCCGTGCTCTGGAAGAACGACTCCAGCGCGCGCGACGCCGAGGGCCTGGAGCGCTACGTGGCCAATGCCTACGGCGAAGTGCCGGAGTGGGTCGCCCTGGAAGAGAACGGCGTGAAGTTCGAGGCGCCGGTGCTGGCCGGGCAGAAGACCGGCTGGTTCTACGACCACCGCATGAACCGTGCGCGCCTGGCGCCCTACGTGCGGGGCAAGCGGGTCCTCGACCTGTTCAGCTATATCGGTGGCTGGGGCATCCAGGCCGCCGCCTTCGGCGCCAGCGAAGTGATGTGCGTGGACGCGTCCGCCTTCGCCCTCGACGGCGTCGAGCGCAACGCGGCACTGAACGGCGTGGCGGAGAAGGTCGCCTGCGTCGAGGGCGACGTGTTCGAGGCCCTGCGCGAGCTGAAGGCCGCCGACGAACGCTTCGACGTGGTGATCGCCGACCCGCCGGCCTTCATCAAGCGCAAGAAGGACCTGAAGAACGGTGAGGCCGCCTACCGCCGTCTCAACGAACAGGCCATGCGCCTGCTGAGCAAGGACGGCATCCTGGTCAGCGCCTCCTGCTCGATGCACCTGCCCGAGGACGACCTGCAGAACATCCTGATCGGCAGCGCCCGCCATCTCGACCGTAACATCCAGCTGCTCGAGCGCGGCGGCCAGGGCCCCGACCATCCGGTGCACCTGGCGATCGCGGAAACCCGCTACATCAAGAGCCTGACCTGCCGGCTGCTGCCCAACGGCTGA
- the ilvD gene encoding dihydroxy-acid dehydratase translates to MPDYRSKTSTHGRNMAGARALWRATGMKDEDFKKPIIAIANSFTQFVPGHVHLKDLGQLVAREIEKAGGVAKEFNTIAVDDGIAMGHDGMLYSLPSREIIADSVEYMVNAHCADAIVCISNCDKITPGMLMAALRLNIPVVFVSGGPMEAGKTKLASHGLDLVDAMVVAADDSCSDEKVAEYERSACPTCGSCSGMFTANSMNCLTEALGLSLPGNGSTLATHADREQLFLRAGRLAVELCQRYYGEGDDSVLPRNIANFKAFENAMTLDIAMGGSTNTILHLLAAAQEAEVPFDLRDIDRLSRKVPQLCKVAPNIQKYHMEDVHRAGGIFSILGELARGGLLHTDVPTVHSPSMADAIAQWDITQTRDEAVHTFFKAGPAGIPTQTAFSQNTRWPSLDDDRAEGCIRSVEHAYSKEGGLAVLYGNIALDGCVVKTAGVDESIHVFEGSAKIFESQDAAVKGILGDEVKAGDIVIIRYEGPKGGPGMQEMLYPTSYLKSKGLGKQCALLTDGRFSGGTSGLSIGHASPEAAAGGAIGLVQDGDKVLIDIPNRSINLLVSDEELAARRAEQDKKGWKPAAPRARRVSTALKAYALLATSADKGAVRNKALLDG, encoded by the coding sequence ATGCCCGATTACCGCTCGAAAACCTCCACCCACGGCCGCAACATGGCCGGCGCCCGCGCCCTCTGGCGCGCCACCGGGATGAAGGACGAAGACTTCAAGAAGCCGATCATCGCCATCGCCAACTCCTTCACCCAGTTCGTGCCCGGCCACGTGCACCTGAAGGACCTCGGCCAACTGGTCGCCCGCGAGATCGAGAAGGCCGGCGGCGTGGCCAAGGAATTCAACACCATCGCCGTCGACGACGGCATCGCCATGGGCCACGACGGCATGCTCTATTCGCTGCCGAGCCGGGAGATCATCGCCGACTCCGTGGAATACATGGTCAACGCCCACTGCGCCGACGCCATCGTCTGCATCTCCAACTGCGACAAGATCACCCCCGGCATGCTGATGGCGGCGCTGCGCCTGAACATCCCGGTAGTGTTCGTCTCCGGCGGGCCGATGGAAGCCGGCAAGACCAAGCTGGCCAGCCACGGCCTGGACCTGGTCGATGCCATGGTGGTGGCCGCCGACGACTCCTGCTCCGACGAGAAGGTCGCCGAGTACGAGCGCAGCGCCTGCCCGACCTGCGGCTCCTGCTCCGGCATGTTCACCGCCAACTCGATGAACTGCCTGACCGAGGCGCTCGGCCTGTCGCTGCCGGGCAACGGCTCGACCCTGGCCACCCACGCCGACCGCGAGCAACTGTTCCTGCGCGCCGGGCGCCTGGCCGTGGAACTCTGCCAGCGCTATTACGGCGAAGGCGACGACAGCGTGCTGCCGCGCAACATCGCCAACTTCAAGGCCTTCGAGAACGCCATGACCCTGGACATCGCCATGGGCGGCTCGACCAATACCATCCTGCACCTGCTGGCCGCCGCCCAGGAGGCCGAGGTGCCGTTCGACCTGCGCGACATCGACCGCCTGTCGCGCAAGGTGCCGCAACTGTGCAAGGTGGCGCCGAACATCCAGAAGTACCACATGGAAGACGTGCATCGCGCCGGCGGCATCTTCTCCATCCTCGGCGAACTGGCCCGCGGTGGCCTGCTGCACACCGACGTCCCCACCGTGCACAGCCCGAGCATGGCCGACGCCATCGCCCAGTGGGACATCACCCAGACCCGCGACGAAGCCGTGCACACCTTCTTCAAGGCCGGTCCGGCGGGCATCCCGACCCAGACCGCGTTCAGCCAGAACACCCGCTGGCCGAGCCTGGACGACGACCGCGCCGAGGGCTGCATCCGCAGCGTCGAGCATGCCTATTCCAAGGAAGGCGGGCTGGCCGTGCTCTACGGCAACATCGCTCTCGACGGCTGCGTGGTGAAGACCGCCGGGGTCGACGAGTCGATCCACGTGTTCGAAGGCAGCGCGAAGATCTTCGAAAGCCAGGACGCCGCGGTGAAAGGCATCCTCGGCGACGAGGTGAAGGCCGGCGACATCGTGATCATCCGCTACGAAGGACCGAAGGGCGGGCCGGGCATGCAGGAAATGCTCTATCCGACCAGCTACCTGAAGTCCAAGGGCCTGGGCAAGCAGTGCGCCCTGCTCACCGACGGACGCTTCTCCGGCGGCACCTCGGGCCTGTCCATCGGCCACGCCTCCCCGGAAGCCGCCGCCGGCGGCGCCATCGGCCTGGTGCAGGACGGCGACAAGGTGCTGATCGACATTCCCAATCGCTCGATCAACCTGCTGGTCAGCGACGAAGAACTCGCCGCACGCCGCGCCGAACAGGACAAGAAGGGCTGGAAGCCGGCCGCGCCGCGTGCCCGCCGCGTCAGCACCGCGCTCAAGGCCTACGCCCTGCTCGCCACCAGCGCCGACAAGGGCGCGGTACGCAACAAGGCGCTGCTGGACGGCTGA
- the pfpI gene encoding protease PfpI: protein MTQSLHGKVVAALVTDGFEQVELTGPKKALEDAGATVRILSDKAGEVHGWNHHQPAEAFRVDGTFEDASLDDYDALLLPGGVINSDQIRSLAKAQELAIRAEQASKPVAVICHGAWLLISAGLVQGRTLTSWPSLKDDINNAGGHWVDQEVAVDGKLVSSRKPEDIPAFNRRFIEILAG, encoded by the coding sequence ATGACCCAATCCCTGCACGGCAAGGTCGTCGCCGCCCTGGTGACCGACGGTTTCGAACAGGTCGAACTGACCGGTCCGAAAAAAGCCCTGGAAGACGCCGGCGCCACGGTAAGGATTCTTTCCGACAAGGCCGGCGAGGTGCACGGCTGGAACCATCACCAGCCAGCCGAGGCCTTCCGCGTCGACGGCACCTTCGAAGACGCCAGCCTGGACGACTACGACGCCCTGCTGCTGCCCGGCGGGGTGATCAATTCCGACCAGATCCGCAGCCTGGCCAAGGCCCAGGAACTGGCGATCCGCGCCGAACAGGCGAGCAAGCCGGTGGCGGTGATCTGCCACGGCGCCTGGCTGCTGATCTCCGCCGGCCTGGTGCAGGGTCGTACCCTGACCAGTTGGCCGTCGCTCAAGGACGACATCAACAACGCCGGCGGCCACTGGGTGGACCAGGAGGTAGCGGTGGACGGCAAGCTGGTGAGCAGCCGCAAACCCGAAGACATCCCGGCCTTCAACCGTCGATTCATCGAAATCCTCGCCGGCTGA
- a CDS encoding HDOD domain-containing protein: protein MPPQPQIMVDLQMEQVMPNPDLKNIARLISQDPGLSGALLKLVNSPFFGLANRITSIQRAVNLLGSRSVINLINAQSIKGEMSDDTIVTLNRFWDTAQDVAMSCLSLAKRIGYESVDEAYALGLFHNCGIPLMLKRFPHYMAVLEEAYAAASDERRVVDTENRVLNTNHAVVGYYTARSWRLPEHVCEAIANHHNALSIFGDESARDTQLKNLLAILKMAEHICGSHRVLGNQPEDHEWNSIGALVLDYVGLTDYDFENLKGSILELGVGQGSY from the coding sequence GTGCCGCCGCAACCCCAGATCATGGTCGACCTGCAGATGGAGCAGGTCATGCCCAATCCGGACCTGAAGAACATTGCCAGGCTGATCAGCCAGGACCCGGGCCTTTCCGGGGCTCTCCTGAAACTGGTGAACTCGCCGTTCTTCGGCCTGGCCAATCGCATCACTTCGATCCAGCGCGCGGTGAACCTGCTGGGCAGTCGTTCGGTGATCAACCTGATCAACGCCCAGTCGATCAAGGGTGAGATGAGCGACGACACCATCGTCACCCTCAACCGTTTCTGGGACACCGCCCAGGACGTGGCCATGAGCTGCCTCAGCCTGGCCAAGCGGATCGGCTACGAATCGGTGGACGAAGCCTACGCTCTCGGCCTGTTCCACAATTGCGGCATCCCGCTGATGCTCAAGCGCTTCCCGCACTACATGGCGGTGCTGGAAGAGGCCTACGCCGCCGCCAGCGACGAACGCCGGGTGGTGGACACCGAGAACCGCGTGCTGAACACCAACCATGCGGTGGTCGGCTACTACACCGCGCGCTCCTGGCGCCTGCCGGAGCACGTCTGCGAGGCGATCGCCAACCACCACAACGCGTTGTCGATCTTCGGCGACGAATCGGCACGCGATACCCAACTGAAGAACCTGCTGGCGATCCTGAAGATGGCCGAGCACATCTGCGGTTCGCACCGGGTCCTCGGCAACCAGCCGGAAGACCACGAATGGAACAGCATCGGTGCGCTGGTGCTGGACTACGTCGGGCTCACCGACTACGACTTCGAGAACCTCAAGGGCTCGATCCTCGAGCTGGGCGTCGGCCAGGGCAGCTACTGA
- a CDS encoding dihydrofolate reductase has product MARPLAMIAALGENRAIGIDNRLPWRLPADLKHFKAMTLGKPVIMGRKTWDSLGRPLPGRLNLVVSRQAGLALEGAEVFASLDAALARAEAWAQAEDADELMLIGGAQLYAEALPRAARLYLTRVGLAPEGDAFFPEIDGAAWRLASSIEHAAADDAPAYAFEVWERR; this is encoded by the coding sequence ATGGCACGACCGCTGGCGATGATCGCCGCCCTTGGCGAGAACCGCGCGATCGGCATCGACAACCGCCTGCCCTGGCGCCTGCCGGCCGACCTCAAGCATTTCAAGGCGATGACCCTCGGCAAGCCGGTGATCATGGGGCGCAAGACCTGGGACTCGCTGGGTCGGCCGCTGCCGGGCCGGCTCAACCTGGTGGTCAGTCGCCAGGCCGGCCTGGCACTGGAGGGTGCGGAAGTGTTCGCCAGCCTGGACGCCGCGCTGGCGCGCGCCGAGGCGTGGGCGCAGGCGGAGGACGCCGACGAACTGATGCTGATCGGCGGCGCCCAGCTCTATGCCGAGGCCTTGCCGCGCGCCGCGCGCCTCTACCTGACCCGGGTGGGCCTGGCGCCGGAAGGCGACGCCTTTTTCCCCGAGATCGATGGCGCGGCCTGGCGCCTGGCGTCGAGCATCGAACACGCCGCGGCTGACGATGCGCCTGCCTACGCCTTCGAGGTATGGGAGCGCCGCTGA
- a CDS encoding metallophosphoesterase family protein — MPQSRRPLRIGLIADTHGLLRPEALERLRGCDQLIHAGDIGKPEILAELERLAPLSVVRGNNDTQDWAADIPERLLLKIGRLTLYVLHDLKRLDLDPAAEGIDVVVAGHSHKPLKEERDGVLYLNPGSAGPRRFSLPIGIGVLEVAGKKIEAELITL; from the coding sequence ATGCCCCAGTCCCGCCGCCCGTTGCGCATCGGCCTGATCGCCGACACCCATGGCCTGCTCCGGCCCGAGGCGCTGGAACGGTTGCGCGGCTGCGACCAGTTGATCCATGCCGGCGACATCGGCAAGCCGGAAATCCTCGCCGAGCTGGAACGCCTGGCGCCGCTCTCGGTGGTGCGCGGTAACAACGACACCCAGGACTGGGCGGCGGACATCCCCGAGCGCCTGCTGTTGAAGATCGGCCGGCTGACCCTCTACGTGCTGCACGACCTCAAGCGACTCGACCTCGACCCGGCCGCCGAAGGCATCGACGTGGTGGTCGCCGGACATTCGCACAAGCCGCTGAAGGAAGAGCGCGACGGCGTGCTCTACCTCAACCCGGGCAGCGCCGGACCGCGGCGCTTCAGCTTGCCGATCGGGATCGGCGTGCTGGAAGTGGCGGGGAAGAAGATCGAGGCGGAGCTGATCACCCTCTGA
- a CDS encoding nucleobase:cation symporter-2 family protein: protein MSSLQSPSDASARNDLVYGLDDRPSAPIALLAALQHLLAIIVPIVTPGLLICQALGVSPRDTNLIVSMSLVISGIATFVQCKRFGPFGAGLLIVQGTSFNFVGPLIAGGALMVKQGTPVESVMAAIFGVVIAGSFVEMGISRILPFVKRLITPLVTGIVVLMIGLTLIKVGLISMGGGFSAMSNGTFANGENLLLSGVVLGIIVVLNRIPVVWMRSCAIVIALAVGYALAGYLGRLDFTGMHQAELFQVPTPLHFGLDFSWPLFIPMLVIYLVTSLEAIGDVTATSKVSKQPVEGPLWMQRIKGGVLVNGANSFLAGIFNTFPSSVFAQNNGVIQLTGVASRYVGLWIAAMLVLLGLFPSVAGVIQAVPEPVLGGAAMVMFGAVAASGINILAGIQLDRRALLIIAVSLALGLGVSQVPEFLAHMPAALRNVLESGVATGGICALLLNWFLPESPVQKAAH from the coding sequence ATGAGTTCCCTGCAAAGCCCGTCGGACGCCAGCGCCCGCAACGACCTGGTCTATGGCCTGGACGACCGTCCCAGCGCTCCCATCGCCCTGCTCGCCGCCCTCCAGCACCTGCTGGCGATCATCGTGCCGATCGTTACCCCCGGCCTGCTGATCTGCCAGGCGCTGGGCGTATCGCCGCGCGACACCAATCTGATCGTGTCGATGTCGCTGGTGATCTCCGGCATCGCCACCTTCGTCCAGTGCAAGCGCTTCGGCCCGTTCGGCGCCGGACTGTTGATCGTCCAGGGCACCAGCTTCAACTTCGTCGGCCCGCTGATCGCCGGCGGGGCGCTGATGGTCAAGCAGGGCACGCCGGTGGAAAGCGTGATGGCGGCGATCTTCGGCGTGGTCATCGCCGGCTCCTTCGTCGAGATGGGCATCTCGCGCATACTGCCGTTCGTCAAGCGGCTGATCACCCCGCTGGTGACCGGCATCGTCGTGCTGATGATCGGCCTGACCCTGATCAAGGTCGGCCTGATCAGCATGGGCGGCGGCTTCTCGGCGATGTCCAACGGCACCTTCGCCAACGGCGAGAACCTGCTGCTGTCCGGCGTGGTGCTGGGCATCATCGTGGTGCTCAACCGCATCCCGGTGGTATGGATGCGCAGTTGCGCCATCGTCATCGCCCTGGCCGTCGGCTACGCGCTGGCCGGCTACCTCGGTCGCCTGGACTTCACCGGCATGCACCAGGCCGAGCTGTTCCAGGTACCGACCCCGCTGCACTTCGGCCTGGACTTCTCCTGGCCGCTGTTCATCCCGATGCTGGTGATCTACCTGGTCACCTCCCTGGAAGCCATCGGCGACGTCACCGCCACCAGCAAGGTGTCGAAGCAACCGGTGGAAGGCCCGCTGTGGATGCAGCGGATCAAGGGCGGCGTGCTGGTCAACGGCGCCAACTCGTTCCTCGCCGGTATCTTCAATACCTTCCCCAGCTCAGTGTTCGCCCAGAACAACGGGGTGATCCAGCTCACCGGCGTGGCCAGCCGCTACGTCGGCCTCTGGATCGCCGCCATGCTGGTCCTGCTCGGCCTGTTCCCGAGCGTCGCCGGGGTCATCCAGGCGGTGCCGGAACCGGTACTGGGCGGCGCGGCGATGGTGATGTTCGGCGCGGTGGCCGCTTCGGGCATCAACATCCTCGCCGGCATCCAGCTGGACCGCCGTGCCCTGCTGATCATCGCCGTATCCCTGGCCCTCGGCCTGGGCGTTTCGCAGGTGCCGGAGTTCCTCGCGCACATGCCCGCGGCGCTGCGCAACGTGCTGGAGTCCGGGGTCGCCACCGGCGGCATCTGCGCCCTGCTGCTGAACTGGTTCCTGCCGGAAAGCCCGGTCCAGAAGGCCGCACACTGA